A genomic stretch from Arthrobacter sp. KBS0702 includes:
- a CDS encoding metal-sensitive transcriptional regulator: protein MNAVSLPGVNPGPDAARRRTINRLKRAHGQLGALIAAVESASDCRSVVTQLSAVRGALDKAGFELVSAAMRECIADVPEGPTTGGATGPKLTLQEIRGLFLRLT from the coding sequence ATGAACGCCGTCAGCCTGCCGGGGGTAAACCCGGGCCCCGATGCCGCGAGGCGCCGCACCATCAACCGGCTCAAGCGGGCCCATGGCCAGCTCGGGGCGCTGATCGCCGCCGTCGAGTCCGCATCCGACTGCCGGAGCGTCGTGACGCAACTCTCGGCCGTCCGGGGTGCCCTGGACAAGGCAGGGTTTGAGTTGGTCTCCGCCGCCATGCGCGAATGCATCGCCGACGTGCCGGAGGGGCCAACTACTGGTGGCGCAACTGGTCCGAAGCTCACGCTTCAGGAGATCCGCGGCCTCTTCCTGCGCCTAACCTGA
- the trxA gene encoding thioredoxin — protein MATIDISEKTFEDTISGNDIVLVDFWAAWCGPCRMFAPTFSKASEAHPDVVFAKVDTEAEPGLSAAARITSIPTLMAFREGILVFSQPGAMNAAGLDELITAVKALDMADVRAKMAAAPAS, from the coding sequence ATGGCAACCATCGACATTTCCGAAAAGACCTTCGAGGACACCATTTCCGGCAACGACATCGTGCTGGTGGACTTTTGGGCAGCCTGGTGCGGCCCGTGCCGCATGTTTGCCCCGACGTTCAGCAAGGCGTCCGAAGCCCACCCCGACGTCGTCTTCGCGAAGGTGGACACGGAGGCCGAGCCGGGGCTCTCTGCGGCGGCCCGCATCACGTCCATTCCCACCCTGATGGCCTTCCGCGAGGGTATCCTCGTGTTCTCCCAGCCCGGCGCCATGAATGCGGCAGGCCTGGACGAGCTCATCACTGCCGTCAAGGCGCTGGACATGGCAGACGTCCGGGCTAAGATGGCCGCCGCGCCCGCGTCATGA
- a CDS encoding Gfo/Idh/MocA family protein, whose protein sequence is MSETAATRSADSSDSPGAPAVSVRWGILGTGLIAGLQTSDLVGHGFTVQAVGSRNLVTAREFAARFELPTAHGSYEALVNDPVVDVVYISSPHPFHYENALLALTAGKHVLVEKPFAMNEWQAQEIADLAASKGLVALEAMWTRYLPHMVRIRELIASGVLGEVRTLIADHNQNLPKDPEHRLNDPALGGGALLDLGIYPVSFAFDIFGAPATIRAAASMTVTGVDRQTAMIFEYGDGQQAVLHCALDTAGPNRAAVIGTGGSIDIDPVWYTPTGFTRYDDGGNVVERFDEPVTGRGMQYQAWEMERLVGAGATANDILPPSESVQVMAALDAVRSQIGLSYASDAR, encoded by the coding sequence ATGTCAGAGACCGCCGCGACCCGCTCCGCCGACAGCTCCGACTCCCCCGGCGCCCCTGCGGTATCTGTCCGGTGGGGAATCCTGGGCACCGGACTGATTGCCGGGCTGCAGACATCGGACCTGGTGGGACACGGCTTCACGGTCCAGGCGGTGGGCTCCCGCAACCTGGTCACGGCACGCGAGTTCGCCGCCAGGTTCGAGCTGCCCACAGCGCACGGCAGCTACGAGGCACTCGTGAACGACCCCGTCGTCGACGTCGTTTACATCTCCTCGCCGCACCCGTTCCACTACGAGAACGCACTGCTGGCGCTCACCGCCGGCAAGCATGTCCTGGTGGAGAAGCCCTTCGCCATGAACGAGTGGCAGGCGCAGGAGATTGCGGACCTCGCCGCGTCCAAGGGGCTGGTTGCCCTTGAAGCCATGTGGACCCGTTATCTCCCGCACATGGTCCGGATCCGTGAACTGATCGCCTCGGGAGTCCTCGGCGAGGTCCGGACCCTGATCGCGGACCACAACCAGAACCTGCCCAAGGACCCGGAACACCGCCTCAACGACCCCGCACTGGGCGGCGGAGCTCTCCTGGATCTGGGGATCTACCCCGTTTCCTTCGCCTTCGACATCTTCGGGGCACCGGCCACGATCCGGGCTGCCGCCAGCATGACGGTGACCGGCGTCGACCGCCAGACCGCCATGATCTTCGAATACGGGGACGGACAGCAGGCGGTGCTGCACTGTGCGCTGGATACCGCGGGTCCGAACCGGGCTGCGGTCATCGGCACCGGAGGCAGCATCGACATTGATCCGGTCTGGTATACGCCGACCGGATTCACCCGGTACGACGACGGCGGAAACGTCGTCGAGCGCTTCGACGAGCCGGTCACCGGCCGCGGCATGCAGTACCAGGCGTGGGAGATGGAGCGGCTCGTCGGCGCCGGCGCGACCGCCAACGACATCCTGCCGCCCAGCGAGAGCGTCCAGGTCATGGCGGCGCTGGACGCAGTCCGCAGCCAGATCGGGCTCAGCTACGCCAGCGACGCCCGGTAG